One Roseimaritima multifibrata DNA window includes the following coding sequences:
- a CDS encoding sigma-70 family RNA polymerase sigma factor yields MGSVTDNLIGSQRGENRAADALFSAMYDDFQRMASRFLTNEPSRERLTSSSLVHEAYVRMVDQRRVDWQGRTHFFAIGARVMRRILVDHARRVQAAKRGGGWARTPLNDSITIQIEQDEDVLALDGLLDQLKVLDPRQANVVELRFFGGLTMKEISAELGIGLRTVEKDWAMARAWLRRELERELES; encoded by the coding sequence ATGGGATCCGTGACGGACAACTTGATTGGATCGCAGCGTGGTGAGAACCGCGCTGCCGATGCGTTGTTCTCTGCGATGTACGATGATTTTCAGCGGATGGCTTCACGTTTTTTAACAAACGAACCGAGCCGCGAGCGATTGACCAGTTCTTCGCTGGTTCATGAAGCGTATGTTCGTATGGTCGATCAACGTCGAGTTGATTGGCAAGGGCGAACTCACTTTTTCGCGATTGGTGCTCGGGTGATGCGGCGCATTCTGGTCGATCATGCTCGTCGAGTCCAAGCGGCTAAGCGGGGCGGCGGCTGGGCACGCACCCCGTTAAATGACAGTATCACCATTCAGATCGAGCAAGACGAAGATGTACTTGCCTTGGACGGCCTACTGGACCAACTGAAGGTCCTGGATCCCCGCCAAGCGAACGTCGTCGAACTCCGCTTTTTCGGAGGGCTAACGATGAAAGAGATATCAGCAGAACTAGGGATCGGGTTGCGGACGGTCGAGAAGGATTGGGCAATGGCTCGCGCGTGGCTCCGCCGCGAACTCGAACGAGAATTGGAATCGTGA
- a CDS encoding redoxin domain-containing protein, giving the protein MRLLVLTVLFALLANTGLTVSAEDRALVGQSVPEFQLDNCYGKSIAWKDFEDKRLVAVVFLGTECPLAKLYGPRLNDIQERFSDKGVQVIGINSNSQDSLTEIAAYVHRHHISFPMLKDPGSRVADQFRAERTPEVFLLDSERKIRYHGRIDDQYGVGYSREREASPELVNAIEDLLAGKPIAVPNTEAVGCHIGRLKTLEPHGDVTYTKHIAPIMNAHCVSCHREGEIAPFTLSSYDDLIGWEETILEVLDDKRMPPWSANPAHGSFSNDPSLSPEDRQLLETWVDNGMPEGDAKDLPPTPNWTPGWQIPEPDQIVKMDKVPFDVPAEGIVDYQRFIVDPGWKEDKYITAAEARPDCRTVVHHILVYVIPEGATRQDLRQIVAGYAPGTPPIELTDGIAIRVAANSRLLFEMHYTPNGSAQKDLSYAGFCFTEKENVRRVLTGQLAINTRFKIPPGDANHVVLANYISRQDEQLVSMTPHMHVRGKSFRYEAQFPDGRKQVLLDVPNYDFNWQLKYFLKEPLTLPAGTRILCTAVFDNSEANLTNPDPNKEVRWGDQSFEEMMIGFMDTIPLKNNL; this is encoded by the coding sequence ATGCGTTTGCTTGTGTTAACCGTTCTTTTCGCTTTGCTGGCCAACACAGGTTTGACCGTTTCCGCGGAAGACCGAGCATTGGTCGGGCAATCGGTTCCCGAATTTCAGTTAGATAATTGCTATGGGAAATCGATCGCCTGGAAAGACTTTGAAGACAAACGCTTGGTCGCGGTGGTTTTCCTTGGGACCGAATGTCCGCTGGCCAAACTTTACGGGCCGCGGTTGAACGATATCCAAGAACGGTTTTCCGACAAAGGCGTTCAGGTGATTGGGATCAATTCGAATTCCCAGGACAGCCTTACCGAAATTGCCGCATACGTTCATCGACATCACATCTCGTTTCCGATGTTGAAGGACCCGGGAAGCCGCGTCGCCGACCAGTTTCGCGCCGAGCGAACCCCCGAGGTTTTTCTGTTGGATTCGGAACGAAAGATCCGCTATCACGGCCGCATCGATGACCAATATGGTGTTGGTTACTCTCGAGAACGAGAGGCTTCGCCGGAGCTGGTAAACGCAATCGAAGATCTACTCGCAGGGAAACCGATTGCCGTTCCTAACACGGAAGCGGTGGGGTGCCATATCGGACGGCTGAAGACGCTTGAACCGCATGGTGATGTGACCTACACCAAGCACATTGCTCCGATCATGAACGCCCATTGCGTTAGCTGCCATCGCGAGGGAGAGATTGCTCCCTTCACGCTCTCAAGCTACGACGATCTTATCGGGTGGGAGGAAACCATTCTGGAGGTCCTCGACGACAAGCGAATGCCTCCATGGTCCGCCAACCCAGCACATGGCTCGTTTTCCAATGATCCCAGTCTCTCGCCGGAGGATCGTCAATTGCTGGAAACCTGGGTGGACAACGGGATGCCAGAAGGTGACGCAAAAGACCTCCCGCCGACGCCCAACTGGACGCCCGGTTGGCAAATCCCCGAGCCCGACCAAATCGTCAAAATGGACAAGGTCCCCTTTGACGTCCCGGCCGAAGGAATTGTCGACTATCAACGATTCATCGTGGACCCCGGTTGGAAGGAAGACAAATACATTACGGCGGCCGAGGCACGCCCCGATTGTCGCACCGTGGTCCATCACATTTTGGTTTACGTCATTCCCGAAGGAGCGACCCGGCAGGACCTGCGTCAGATCGTTGCTGGTTATGCCCCGGGGACTCCGCCAATCGAGCTTACCGACGGGATTGCGATCCGCGTCGCGGCGAACAGTCGGCTGTTGTTTGAAATGCACTACACGCCCAACGGATCGGCGCAGAAAGACCTCAGTTATGCTGGGTTTTGTTTTACTGAAAAGGAAAATGTGCGGCGTGTTTTAACCGGACAATTGGCGATCAATACCCGTTTCAAAATTCCCCCCGGCGACGCCAACCATGTCGTTCTTGCCAATTACATTTCGCGGCAGGATGAACAATTGGTCAGCATGACCCCACACATGCACGTGCGAGGCAAATCGTTTCGCTACGAAGCCCAATTTCCGGACGGGCGGAAACAGGTTCTGCTGGACGTTCCGAACTATGATTTCAACTGGCAACTAAAATATTTCTTAAAAGAACCCCTGACTCTCCCCGCCGGGACACGTATTCTGTGTACAGCCGTCTTCGATAACAGCGAAGCGAATTTAACCAATCCTGATCCCAACAAAGAGGTTCGGTGGGGGGATCAGAGCTTTGAAGAGATGATGATTGGTTTTATGGATACGATCCCTCTAAAGAACAATTTATAA
- a CDS encoding 3-keto-disaccharide hydrolase, protein MTAVRTLLSAAALFLFFGNVDLSAEDGKWISLFDGKTMDGWEKIGNDKSHWEVKDGALAGSGGASMLVTTGDAYKNFRYRAEIMINDGGNSGLYFRTTRRPGFSDGYEAQIDSTHTDPIRTGSIYGMCHVYDQLVKPNTWFTYELEVRDDVWRGRELTRIKVTVDGKELYEFLDFDKTFKEGQFAFQQHDPGSKVSIRKVEVQPIE, encoded by the coding sequence ATGACCGCTGTTCGTACCTTACTGTCCGCTGCTGCTTTGTTTTTGTTTTTTGGGAATGTCGATCTGTCGGCTGAAGACGGAAAGTGGATTTCCTTGTTCGACGGGAAAACGATGGATGGTTGGGAGAAGATCGGCAACGACAAAAGCCACTGGGAAGTTAAGGATGGAGCGTTGGCTGGATCCGGTGGCGCTTCAATGCTGGTCACTACCGGCGACGCTTACAAGAATTTTCGTTACCGTGCCGAAATCATGATCAATGATGGTGGCAATTCCGGGCTCTATTTCCGGACCACTCGTCGTCCCGGTTTTTCCGATGGCTATGAAGCTCAGATCGACAGCACCCATACCGACCCAATCCGTACCGGTTCCATCTACGGGATGTGCCACGTCTACGACCAACTGGTCAAACCCAACACCTGGTTCACATACGAATTAGAAGTCCGCGACGACGTCTGGCGCGGTCGCGAATTGACTCGTATCAAGGTAACCGTCGACGGGAAAGAATTGTACGAATTCTTGGATTTCGATAAAACCTTCAAAGAAGGTCAATTCGCTTTCCAGCAGCACGATCCCGGCAGCAAAGTAAGCATCCGAAAAGTCGAAGTTCAACCGATTGAATAG
- a CDS encoding serine/threonine protein kinase, whose product MTPEQYAKARALFQAAEELPLGERAAFVEQQTTDVVLRREVLSLLQFHDAEAARIEGTTVNAAPAVEDQGQAEVNAGAAKTSLPEFPSVIRAAHGSQSVSPRRSRRLFLLPLLFALLVGLPVLMLVLAIQQQIQTGIEEARYSQLQTIGDTSHLTVQYWTRRKSEEIKHWVDDIVITDQVRLLLAATQQPDELERRNELASARDKIRAQFQSLVGPQPEYVLWNRSGIVLASSNEERDVIGTSIAPEFSPALSRGFAGETVFYQSKWSDARASSEGFVPHSPWLAIAIAVRGSNGAPEAVFLFRNMGLDEDLNEIFQKLQFDARGEVYAIDDRGRIRSQLRQSPKVIAARLIPAAPDSAQLLEIRAGDPGRILTPKHPLDQPLRTLPLTIGASRAAVKLNGQTIEPYRNYLGVQVIGAWRWVPELQLGILAEMPSADAFSSLHILQYLLGGLVIVSTFGAAVTGFVLERKICNLRESDEDQLGRYELLEELGSGGMGIVFRAQHQLMKSPAALKVIRPDRFDRENTLRFDREVQLAACLRSPHAVSIFDYGWTADGRAYCAMELLEGITVHQAVVRGGAMAPGRVVHVLVQLCDALSEAHRLGLVHRDVKPRNVMLAPRGPEQDWAVLFDFGLAKPTENDSNLFMTQERVWAGTPMFMAPERFRNPGRTDPRSDIYSLGAVGYFMLSGRQPFSEIDPSGMFELILKAAPTPLDQLLADDSLKPLADIIRRCMEKDKGNRPQDADELRKQLRKIQNNYPWDQESASLWWETYGQEN is encoded by the coding sequence GTGACCCCCGAACAGTATGCGAAAGCGCGAGCCCTATTCCAAGCCGCAGAAGAATTGCCGCTGGGTGAGCGGGCCGCTTTTGTTGAGCAACAGACCACCGACGTCGTCCTCCGCCGCGAAGTCCTCTCGTTGCTCCAATTCCATGATGCGGAAGCTGCACGAATCGAAGGGACGACGGTCAACGCGGCCCCGGCAGTAGAGGACCAGGGCCAAGCAGAGGTAAACGCCGGAGCTGCGAAAACCTCGCTGCCGGAATTCCCCTCGGTGATCCGAGCCGCTCATGGAAGCCAATCGGTTTCGCCGCGAAGATCGCGGCGTTTGTTTCTGCTTCCGTTACTTTTCGCGTTGTTAGTGGGACTCCCCGTTTTGATGTTGGTTTTGGCGATCCAGCAACAGATACAAACGGGGATCGAAGAGGCCCGCTATTCGCAGCTTCAGACGATCGGGGATACCTCCCACTTGACCGTCCAATACTGGACTCGAAGAAAAAGCGAAGAGATCAAGCACTGGGTTGATGACATCGTGATTACGGATCAAGTGCGTCTCCTGTTAGCTGCAACGCAACAACCGGACGAACTGGAAAGGCGAAACGAACTGGCAAGTGCCCGCGATAAAATACGGGCGCAGTTCCAGTCGCTAGTCGGCCCGCAACCCGAATACGTTTTGTGGAATCGAAGTGGCATCGTCCTGGCCAGTTCGAATGAGGAACGGGACGTGATCGGAACTTCGATCGCCCCCGAGTTTAGTCCGGCACTAAGTCGGGGATTCGCTGGAGAAACCGTTTTCTATCAATCCAAATGGAGCGATGCTCGCGCATCGTCGGAAGGTTTCGTTCCTCACAGCCCCTGGTTGGCGATCGCCATTGCGGTCCGTGGAAGCAACGGAGCTCCGGAGGCAGTGTTTTTGTTCCGCAATATGGGACTGGATGAAGATCTAAATGAGATTTTTCAGAAGCTGCAGTTTGACGCGAGGGGCGAAGTCTACGCGATTGATGACCGAGGTCGGATCCGCTCTCAACTAAGGCAATCCCCCAAGGTCATCGCTGCACGTCTGATTCCCGCCGCCCCCGATTCGGCTCAGCTATTGGAAATTCGGGCTGGCGATCCAGGAAGGATACTAACCCCCAAGCACCCGCTCGATCAGCCGCTGCGGACGTTGCCGTTAACAATTGGGGCCAGCCGCGCCGCGGTGAAACTGAATGGCCAGACGATCGAACCCTACCGAAACTATTTGGGCGTCCAAGTGATTGGGGCTTGGCGGTGGGTCCCGGAATTGCAATTGGGGATTCTAGCTGAAATGCCATCGGCCGATGCATTTTCGTCGCTCCATATTCTCCAGTACCTGCTTGGTGGTCTGGTGATCGTGTCGACCTTCGGAGCCGCAGTGACTGGTTTCGTACTGGAACGGAAGATCTGCAATCTGCGTGAATCGGATGAGGATCAATTGGGACGATACGAATTGTTAGAAGAACTTGGCAGCGGAGGCATGGGGATTGTCTTTCGAGCACAACACCAACTGATGAAAAGTCCTGCAGCGCTGAAGGTGATCCGTCCGGACCGTTTCGATAGGGAGAATACGCTTCGTTTTGATCGTGAAGTTCAACTTGCCGCCTGCTTGCGGAGCCCCCACGCGGTTTCCATTTTTGATTATGGATGGACCGCAGACGGGCGAGCCTACTGCGCGATGGAACTGCTGGAGGGCATTACGGTCCATCAAGCCGTCGTCCGAGGCGGTGCGATGGCACCGGGGCGGGTGGTCCATGTGCTGGTTCAATTGTGTGACGCATTGTCCGAAGCTCATCGATTGGGCCTGGTGCACCGAGACGTCAAACCGCGCAACGTGATGCTTGCCCCTCGGGGCCCCGAACAAGACTGGGCAGTCCTGTTCGATTTCGGGCTGGCGAAACCGACTGAAAACGACAGCAACTTGTTCATGACGCAGGAACGCGTCTGGGCAGGGACGCCAATGTTCATGGCGCCTGAACGTTTTCGGAATCCGGGTCGAACCGATCCCAGGTCCGATATCTACAGCCTTGGAGCTGTCGGCTATTTCATGCTCTCGGGAAGGCAACCGTTCTCTGAAATCGACCCCAGCGGAATGTTTGAACTGATTCTAAAAGCAGCACCAACTCCACTGGACCAACTGCTTGCGGACGACTCCTTAAAGCCGCTGGCCGACATCATTCGGCGGTGCATGGAAAAAGATAAGGGGAATCGACCGCAAGACGCCGACGAACTACGCAAGCAGCTCCGCAAGATCCAGAACAACTATCCCTGGGACCAAGAATCGGCTTCCCTGTGGTGGGAAACCTACGGGCAGGAGAACTAG
- a CDS encoding DUF7507 domain-containing protein: MMRFATSTTNAQQRRLTCLVISLLAGLCVVLASGCTRLRLPQIDKTGSCLFAPYPENSTELSLGCGCFSCLSGNRSGCLTGIGSSCCLTGGGKCGVGGCFKSLLPDPAFPEPATPPECGVAPNAAANPDVCVDGSGCQECADGPPAVLFGCESEARKLPTTGKRGCILLSPQRIVAPVGGEVLLLSGVCGDDGHLMVREPLEWMLTPDSVGHIIDVGDDDPGILHRLAKTPKADKRSGSFARGVTSTKKMLITRGNKNLQDDVRLEKGQTWISVSSPSEGTSRVTVLAPDSDCWDQRKATATIYWVDARWQFPGPQVLVAGTPTSLTTRVTRSEGSIPAEGWVVRYEILNPEFATFESGTNVSEAVVNSNGDATVNVVPTPGTSGTAGVSMTVIRPAGTSGDMPKMTLGQGQTTITWSAPRLRVRAGAPPVVGYEQSFPIACEVANPGNLDAENVSVSLQLPAGVTVENADSFARIVGNQIIWEIDRIPSQQQWDIQATLKAKSTHLLEFQARADQNLYAEDSVQVDIYRPALSLGIQAVVQPGENVQVGQEVTFNIDVTNSGDRPLSNVNLESVGDSGMMHLQTGNPRAFRTRDEGPLQPGDTWQIATTYVPTTPGQRCLTINATADGEQSASDQTCITVLNPIPATPAMSARIESLPVWQMGNDQVLFRFRILNSGRERLQNVRVVASYDPQLDVLQTTQIGWDGSQLAQYKLNWLIPFIEPGQEQVVEAQFRALQPNPQSLMVVSVTSENGASSSDQYQFEIQPTVSQPARVQPSTPVLPPSTPIPEIPSTPIPQTNGSPSGPASNAAPPIAAAPGALQLRLIALDNPAEVGRRIRFQLVVTNDRDVPDSQVQLSFPLPTGTNIQSISQTMNPGGEQFRTYAGLIQMPELRQMTPRETVTYTIVMTSNQAQQIRFEVTGKSRQAPQGVSVVERVNVLPRQ; encoded by the coding sequence ATGATGCGGTTTGCAACTTCCACCACGAACGCTCAGCAAAGGCGACTGACTTGTTTAGTCATTTCGCTACTCGCTGGATTGTGCGTTGTCCTCGCTAGTGGTTGCACCCGATTGCGGTTGCCTCAGATCGACAAGACAGGATCCTGCTTGTTCGCTCCTTACCCAGAGAATAGCACCGAATTATCATTGGGGTGTGGATGTTTTTCATGCTTGTCCGGAAATCGAAGTGGTTGCTTAACCGGAATCGGTTCCAGCTGCTGCCTTACGGGTGGAGGGAAGTGCGGTGTTGGCGGTTGCTTTAAATCCCTCCTTCCGGACCCAGCGTTCCCCGAACCTGCGACGCCTCCAGAATGTGGCGTTGCTCCAAATGCCGCGGCGAACCCAGATGTCTGTGTTGATGGATCGGGTTGCCAAGAGTGTGCCGATGGTCCTCCCGCCGTCTTGTTCGGGTGCGAAAGTGAAGCTCGCAAGTTACCGACAACAGGAAAACGGGGCTGCATCCTGCTTTCTCCACAACGAATCGTTGCCCCGGTTGGCGGCGAAGTTCTATTGTTGTCCGGAGTTTGCGGCGATGACGGTCACCTGATGGTCCGCGAACCTTTGGAATGGATGTTAACTCCCGACAGCGTCGGCCATATCATTGACGTCGGGGACGACGATCCAGGGATCCTGCATCGTTTAGCCAAAACACCCAAAGCCGACAAGCGGAGCGGAAGCTTTGCACGTGGCGTGACCAGCACCAAAAAGATGTTGATCACCCGTGGGAACAAGAACCTGCAAGATGATGTTCGCCTTGAAAAAGGGCAGACTTGGATTTCCGTTAGCAGTCCCAGTGAAGGGACCAGCCGAGTCACCGTACTTGCACCCGATAGTGATTGTTGGGACCAACGCAAAGCGACAGCGACCATCTACTGGGTGGACGCTCGCTGGCAATTTCCTGGTCCGCAGGTGCTTGTCGCAGGAACACCAACGTCGCTGACGACTCGCGTCACACGAAGTGAAGGTTCGATTCCGGCGGAAGGATGGGTCGTCCGTTACGAAATCCTCAATCCCGAATTCGCCACCTTTGAAAGTGGAACAAACGTCAGCGAAGCGGTCGTCAACAGCAATGGCGATGCGACGGTGAATGTCGTTCCAACACCAGGGACCAGCGGTACCGCTGGGGTTTCGATGACGGTCATTCGTCCTGCCGGAACTTCTGGCGACATGCCAAAAATGACGCTCGGCCAGGGGCAAACCACCATCACATGGAGTGCTCCTCGCTTGCGAGTCCGTGCCGGAGCTCCACCGGTGGTGGGATACGAACAATCCTTCCCGATCGCGTGTGAAGTTGCGAACCCTGGAAATCTGGATGCGGAAAACGTGTCGGTAAGTTTGCAATTGCCAGCCGGTGTCACCGTAGAGAATGCCGATTCGTTCGCTCGGATCGTCGGTAACCAGATCATCTGGGAGATCGATCGTATTCCTTCGCAACAACAATGGGACATTCAAGCAACGCTAAAAGCCAAATCGACACATCTATTGGAATTCCAAGCTCGAGCCGACCAGAACCTGTACGCCGAGGATTCGGTCCAGGTCGATATCTATCGACCCGCCCTTTCGCTGGGCATCCAAGCGGTCGTTCAGCCCGGAGAAAATGTCCAGGTTGGCCAGGAAGTGACGTTCAATATCGATGTAACCAATTCAGGCGACCGGCCGCTAAGCAATGTCAACTTAGAATCGGTCGGCGACAGTGGGATGATGCACCTACAGACAGGGAATCCACGTGCCTTTCGAACTCGTGACGAAGGTCCGTTGCAACCTGGTGACACCTGGCAAATCGCGACGACCTATGTCCCGACCACCCCAGGTCAACGTTGCTTAACCATTAATGCGACGGCGGACGGCGAACAATCCGCTAGCGATCAAACCTGCATTACCGTCCTGAATCCGATCCCCGCGACGCCAGCGATGTCGGCTCGAATTGAAAGTTTGCCGGTATGGCAAATGGGCAACGATCAGGTCCTGTTTCGCTTTCGAATCCTGAATAGCGGTCGCGAACGGCTTCAGAACGTGCGGGTCGTCGCATCCTACGATCCTCAATTAGACGTCCTGCAAACAACACAAATCGGCTGGGACGGCAGCCAATTGGCCCAGTACAAACTGAATTGGCTGATCCCGTTTATCGAACCTGGACAGGAACAAGTCGTTGAAGCTCAGTTCCGAGCCCTCCAGCCCAACCCTCAATCGTTGATGGTCGTTTCGGTTACCAGCGAGAATGGAGCGTCGTCGTCCGACCAATACCAATTTGAAATCCAACCAACCGTTAGCCAGCCGGCTCGTGTGCAACCGTCCACACCCGTGCTGCCACCTTCGACGCCTATCCCGGAAATCCCGTCCACCCCGATTCCTCAGACGAACGGTTCGCCGTCAGGCCCCGCATCCAATGCGGCTCCGCCGATCGCAGCCGCTCCAGGGGCACTACAGTTGCGACTGATTGCCTTGGACAATCCTGCCGAAGTGGGACGACGGATTCGTTTCCAGTTGGTGGTCACAAACGATCGTGATGTCCCAGACAGTCAGGTTCAGCTTAGTTTTCCGCTTCCAACGGGGACAAACATTCAAAGCATTTCCCAGACGATGAACCCTGGTGGAGAACAATTCCGCACGTACGCAGGATTGATCCAGATGCCGGAATTAAGACAGATGACGCCTCGTGAGACCGTCACCTACACGATCGTGATGACCAGCAACCAGGCTCAACAGATTCGCTTCGAAGTGACCGGCAAAAGCCGTCAAGCTCCGCAGGGCGTCTCGGTTGTTGAACGAGTGAACGTGCTACCGCGTCAGTAG
- a CDS encoding outer membrane protein assembly factor BamB family protein: MRPFLFAACWASFVFLNVALLPVGAEDWTRFRGPNATGMLSVDTELPVEWSETKNVRWSADIPGIGWGSPVIVGDRVFVSTVVADEQGTEPQKGLYLGQGVREPAPGIHHWQVHCFSLSTGESLWQHEPKTGRPNVPRHPKSSYAAETPTSDGERLYVLFGDVGLYCYSLTGELLWSHPIAAKKTNLDYGAASSPVVHDGQVIVVYDNLEESWIASFDAKTGTPIWKTKRDETHSWATPLVWENELRTEIVVAGREMNRSYSLTGELLWEFDGDMSVLVIPSPFAVDGLCYLASGYVGDAHRPTFAMKPGASGELKIGDGFENSEYIQWYQPRASPYNTSQLVYRGRLYTLYDQGFLTCHDAKTGEEIYGKRRFSPGGSFTASPWAANGLIYCLSEDGLTYVITAGDEFALKNTNPLNELSIASPSISGDALLIRTKSKLYCIADQDQQAAE, from the coding sequence ATGCGTCCCTTTCTTTTCGCAGCGTGCTGGGCATCCTTCGTCTTTTTGAATGTTGCCCTCCTCCCCGTCGGTGCGGAAGATTGGACACGTTTCCGTGGCCCGAATGCGACCGGGATGCTGTCAGTCGATACCGAACTGCCAGTGGAATGGAGCGAAACCAAAAACGTCCGCTGGTCGGCCGACATCCCTGGTATCGGCTGGGGAAGTCCCGTGATTGTTGGCGACCGCGTTTTTGTTTCAACAGTCGTCGCGGATGAACAAGGGACCGAACCGCAAAAGGGTTTGTACCTTGGGCAAGGTGTCCGCGAACCTGCGCCCGGCATTCATCATTGGCAGGTTCACTGCTTTAGCCTGTCCACCGGTGAATCGCTTTGGCAGCACGAACCGAAAACGGGACGCCCCAATGTACCGCGACATCCGAAGAGCTCTTATGCGGCGGAAACGCCGACGTCCGATGGCGAACGGTTGTATGTGCTTTTCGGCGATGTCGGTTTGTATTGTTACAGCCTGACGGGAGAACTGCTGTGGAGCCATCCGATCGCTGCAAAGAAAACGAATTTGGATTACGGCGCCGCCTCCTCGCCAGTCGTTCATGACGGTCAAGTCATCGTTGTTTACGACAATCTAGAAGAATCGTGGATCGCGTCGTTTGATGCAAAAACGGGAACTCCGATTTGGAAAACCAAACGTGACGAAACTCATTCTTGGGCAACGCCTCTGGTCTGGGAAAATGAACTTCGCACTGAGATCGTCGTTGCCGGACGGGAAATGAACCGAAGCTACTCGCTGACCGGAGAACTGTTGTGGGAATTCGACGGAGACATGTCCGTCCTGGTGATCCCCTCCCCTTTTGCTGTCGATGGTCTCTGCTATTTGGCGTCTGGATACGTTGGCGACGCACACCGTCCGACTTTTGCGATGAAGCCTGGTGCGAGCGGAGAATTGAAAATTGGCGATGGGTTTGAAAACAGCGAGTACATCCAGTGGTACCAACCGCGGGCATCACCTTATAACACATCGCAGCTTGTCTACCGCGGCCGTCTGTACACGCTGTACGACCAAGGCTTTCTGACCTGCCATGACGCCAAAACCGGAGAAGAAATCTACGGGAAACGGCGATTCTCACCAGGAGGGTCGTTTACGGCGTCTCCGTGGGCAGCAAACGGTTTGATTTACTGCTTGAGTGAAGATGGACTGACGTACGTCATTACTGCGGGGGACGAATTCGCATTGAAAAACACGAATCCGCTAAATGAATTGTCGATCGCTTCGCCGAGTATTTCGGGCGACGCTTTGTTGATCCGAACCAAATCCAAACTCTATTGCATCGCGGATCAGGACCAGCAGGCGGCTGAGTGA